In Buchnera aphidicola (Chaitophorus populicola), a single window of DNA contains:
- the aroE gene encoding shikimate dehydrogenase: protein MLNLYNNSHYAVFGNPINHSKSPNIHNFFFKKYNLNEKYIRICASKKFFIKEISEFFQNGGKGANITLPFKEKIYSFCNILTKRAKISGSVNTLKKIYTNDIIGDNTDGIGFLTDLISKSLIKKSDNILILGAGGAARGIIYPLLKFGCKIYITNRTFEKAQILSEEFKIFGYIKCIKSNQLNKNKFHVVINATSAGIYNNLSLTIPKDIIFSNTVCYDMFYGNKDTFFMKFCKKLGSKRVYSGIGMLVNQAAHSFFLWTNIFPNIKNILKILEI from the coding sequence GTGCTTAATTTATATAATAATTCTCATTATGCTGTCTTTGGAAATCCAATAAATCATAGTAAATCTCCTAATATACATAATTTTTTTTTTAAAAAATATAATTTAAATGAAAAATATATTCGGATTTGCGCTTCAAAAAAATTTTTTATAAAAGAAATTTCAGAGTTTTTTCAAAATGGAGGTAAAGGAGCAAATATTACTTTACCTTTCAAAGAAAAAATATATTCTTTTTGTAATATTTTAACAAAACGAGCAAAGATATCTGGTTCTGTAAATACATTAAAAAAAATTTATACAAATGATATTATTGGGGATAACACAGATGGAATTGGTTTTTTAACAGATTTAATATCTAAGAGTTTAATTAAAAAAAGTGATAATATATTAATTTTAGGTGCAGGTGGAGCAGCAAGAGGTATTATTTATCCTTTATTAAAATTTGGATGTAAGATTTATATTACTAATAGAACTTTTGAAAAAGCTCAAATTTTATCAGAAGAGTTCAAAATTTTTGGATATATAAAGTGTATTAAATCAAATCAATTAAATAAAAATAAATTTCATGTAGTAATTAATGCTACTTCAGCTGGTATTTATAACAATTTATCTTTAACAATACCGAAAGATATTATTTTTTCAAATACTGTTTGTTATGATATGTTTTATGGAAATAAAGACACTTTTTTTATGAAATTTTGTAAAAAATTAGGTTCAAAAAGAGTATATAGTGGAATAGGAATGTTGGTTAATCAAGCAGCACATTCATTTTTTTTGTGGACAAATATTTTTCCAAATATAAAAAATATTTTAAAAATTCTTGAAATTTAA
- a CDS encoding Sua5/YciO/YrdC/YwlC family protein, whose translation MNKNFLFSLKDCVNKLNQNEVIAYPTESVFGLGCNPDSKIAVKKLLSIKNRNINKGFILISCHYSQLIPYIIESKILKKKYLLLNKKNFFTYLVPAHSSVPHWLTGNSKFIAVRITQHKLIKDLCFYFKKPIISTSANISGKKPCKTIKEVKHVFGKFFPVLNGLLGNKKKPSKIINLLTGEIVRA comes from the coding sequence ATGAATAAAAATTTTTTATTTTCTTTAAAAGATTGTGTAAATAAATTAAATCAAAATGAAGTTATAGCATATCCGACAGAATCAGTTTTTGGATTAGGTTGTAATCCAGATAGTAAAATTGCAGTAAAAAAATTACTTTCTATAAAGAATAGAAATATAAATAAAGGATTTATATTAATATCTTGTCATTATAGTCAATTAATTCCTTATATTATTGAAAGTAAAATTTTAAAAAAAAAATATCTTTTATTAAATAAAAAAAATTTTTTTACTTATCTTGTTCCAGCTCATTCTAGCGTTCCACATTGGTTAACAGGAAATTCTAAATTTATTGCTGTAAGAATTACTCAACATAAGTTAATTAAAGACTTATGTTTTTATTTTAAGAAACCGATTATTTCTACAAGCGCAAATATTTCTGGAAAAAAACCGTGTAAAACTATCAAAGAAGTAAAACATGTTTTCGGTAAATTTTTTCCAGTTTTAAATGGACTATTAGGAAATAAAAAAAAACCTTCTAAAATTATTAATTTATTAACTGGAGAGATAGTACGTGCTTAA
- the def gene encoding peptide deformylase: MSILKILKYPNKNLRKIAKPVTNFDTNIKNIVQKMFNTMYQKNGIGLAAIQVNIQLRIIVIDKIYPLNNPLVLINPKILKKNGKVTIKEGCLSIPNYEYIVHSRYKYITVSGYDIYGKNFILNTKSLLSVCIQHEIDHLNGKLFIDYLSPLKKNRINKKLIKKI; encoded by the coding sequence ATGTCTATTCTAAAAATATTAAAATATCCAAATAAAAATCTCAGAAAAATTGCTAAACCTGTTACAAATTTCGATACAAACATTAAAAATATTGTTCAAAAAATGTTTAATACAATGTATCAAAAAAATGGAATTGGTTTAGCTGCAATACAAGTAAATATTCAATTAAGAATTATTGTTATAGATAAAATATATCCTTTAAATAATCCATTAGTTTTAATTAATCCTAAAATTCTAAAAAAAAATGGTAAAGTTACAATAAAAGAAGGATGTTTATCTATTCCAAATTATGAATATATCGTTCATTCTAGATATAAATATATAACTGTTTCTGGATACGATATCTATGGAAAAAATTTTATTTTAAATACAAAATCTTTACTTTCAGTATGTATACAACATGAAATAGATCATTTAAATGGTAAACTGTTTATAGATTATTTATCACCTTTAAAAAAAAATAGAATCAATAAAAAACTAATTAAAAAAATATAA
- the fmt gene encoding methionyl-tRNA formyltransferase, which translates to MKKIKIIFAGTGKFSSVHLNELILKKFKISTIITKIDKKIGRGKKIKFSEVKKTAINNHLPFIQTNSLNSEEYYTILKKKKPDIMIIVSFGLIIPEKIINIFPLGCINIHTSLLPKFRGPSPIQSAILLGKKKTGITIIQINNKLDTGDILYKKSINIEKKETYDTLKKKLSILGKKSLIKFLKNIFLKKYIPIKQIENQATYTKKIYKKDGLINWNQNASEIEKKIRAFNSWPGTFFFIKNIMIKIWKANIIKSIKKNIPGKIIQANKNGISISTKNHLINITELQFAGKKKNKVYNIIHSYKKLFEIGQIII; encoded by the coding sequence ATGAAAAAAATTAAAATAATTTTTGCAGGAACTGGTAAATTTTCTTCTGTTCATTTAAATGAATTAATTTTAAAAAAATTTAAAATATCAACTATAATTACAAAAATAGATAAAAAAATTGGTAGAGGAAAAAAAATTAAATTTTCGGAAGTTAAAAAAACAGCTATAAATAATCATCTACCATTTATACAAACAAACTCATTAAATTCAGAAGAATACTATACAATTTTAAAAAAAAAAAAACCTGATATTATGATTATTGTTTCATTCGGATTAATAATACCAGAAAAAATAATTAATATTTTTCCTTTAGGATGTATTAATATTCATACTTCTTTACTACCAAAATTTAGAGGCCCATCACCTATTCAATCCGCTATACTTTTAGGAAAAAAAAAAACTGGAATTACTATTATTCAAATAAATAATAAACTTGATACAGGAGATATTTTATACAAAAAATCAATTAATATAGAAAAAAAAGAGACATATGATACATTAAAAAAAAAATTATCAATATTAGGAAAAAAATCTTTAATAAAATTTTTAAAAAATATTTTTTTAAAAAAATATATTCCTATCAAGCAAATAGAAAATCAAGCTACTTATACAAAAAAAATATATAAAAAAGATGGATTAATTAATTGGAATCAAAACGCTTCTGAAATCGAAAAAAAAATCCGTGCTTTTAACTCATGGCCTGGCACTTTCTTTTTTATAAAAAATATTATGATTAAAATATGGAAAGCAAATATTATTAAATCTATTAAAAAAAACATTCCTGGAAAAATTATTCAAGCAAATAAAAATGGAATATCAATATCTACAAAAAATCATTTAATTAATATTACAGAATTACAGTTTGCAGGAAAAAAAAAAAACAAAGTATATAACATAATTCATTCTTATAAAAAACTATTTGAAATAGGTCAAATTATAATTTAA
- the rplQ gene encoding 50S ribosomal protein L17, whose protein sequence is MRHQKVGRKLNRTSSHLKLMLMNLSCSLLLHERIKTTLAKSKELRRIVEPIITVSKIDNLSNRRLIFSKIRDNKILHKLFTDLGPFFINRPGGYTKIIKCGYRNGDKSPMAYVLLVNRNSIQNKISKDK, encoded by the coding sequence ATGCGACATCAAAAAGTTGGTCGTAAATTAAATCGTACTAGTAGTCATTTAAAATTAATGTTAATGAATTTATCATGTTCATTATTATTACATGAAAGAATTAAGACTACTTTAGCAAAATCAAAAGAATTAAGAAGAATAGTTGAACCGATTATTACAGTTTCTAAAATTGATAATTTATCAAATCGAAGATTAATTTTTTCTAAAATTCGTGATAATAAAATTTTACATAAGTTATTTACAGATTTAGGTCCTTTTTTTATAAATCGACCTGGTGGTTATACTAAAATTATTAAATGTGGTTATAGAAATGGAGATAAATCTCCTATGGCGTATGTATTATTAGTTAATAGAAACAGTATACAAAATAAAATTTCAAAAGATAAATAA
- the rpoA gene encoding DNA-directed RNA polymerase subunit alpha, giving the protein MTDSLINFLKPRLVNIQQFDYKHSKVTLEPLERGFGHTLGNALRRVLLSSLPGCAVTEVEIEGVLHEYSTKEGIKEDILEILLNLKELPVKIYDRDFSYLTLQKQGIGVVTASDIQCDSSVEIVNLNHIICNLTNHTACINMKIKVEKGRGYSPASTRVKNNSNESCIGKLFIDACYSPIERISYQVEAARVEQRTDLDRLIIELETNGTIDPEDSIRKAATILSNQLEYFIDLKDIREPITPIVQPEFDSILLKPVDDLELTVRSANCLKAESIHYIGDLIQKNEVDLLKTPNLGKKSLTEIKDILASRNLSLGTKLENWPPKSILEE; this is encoded by the coding sequence ATGACAGATTCATTAATAAATTTTTTAAAACCTCGTTTAGTAAATATTCAACAGTTTGATTATAAGCATTCTAAAGTTACTTTAGAGCCTTTAGAGCGTGGATTTGGACATACTTTAGGAAACGCATTACGTAGAGTTCTTTTATCTTCTTTACCTGGATGTGCTGTTACTGAAGTAGAAATAGAAGGAGTTTTACATGAATATAGTACGAAAGAAGGAATTAAAGAAGATATATTAGAAATTTTATTAAATTTAAAAGAATTACCTGTAAAAATTTATGACCGAGATTTTTCTTATTTAACTTTACAAAAGCAAGGAATCGGTGTTGTAACTGCTTCTGATATTCAATGTGATTCAAGTGTAGAAATTGTTAATTTAAATCATATTATATGTAATTTAACTAATCATACTGCTTGCATTAACATGAAAATTAAAGTAGAAAAAGGTAGAGGATATTCTCCAGCATCTACTCGTGTTAAAAACAATTCAAATGAAAGCTGTATTGGAAAATTATTTATTGATGCATGTTATAGTCCAATTGAACGAATTTCTTATCAAGTAGAAGCTGCGAGAGTTGAACAAAGAACAGATTTAGATAGATTAATAATAGAACTGGAAACTAACGGAACGATTGATCCAGAAGATTCAATTCGTAAAGCTGCTACTATTTTATCAAATCAATTAGAATATTTTATTGATTTAAAGGATATACGAGAACCAATAACTCCAATCGTTCAACCTGAATTTGATTCAATTTTATTAAAGCCTGTAGATGATTTAGAATTAACTGTACGATCTGCAAATTGTTTAAAAGCTGAATCTATACATTATATTGGTGATTTAATACAAAAAAATGAAGTAGATTTATTAAAAACTCCGAATTTAGGTAAAAAATCATTAACAGAAATTAAAGATATATTAGCTTCTCGCAATTTATCTCTTGGAACAAAATTAGAAAATTGGCCTCCAAAAAGTATTTTAGAAGAATAA
- the rpsD gene encoding 30S ribosomal protein S4: MGKYLGPKLKLCRREKTDLYLKSGLRSIGSKCKMDHLPGQHCVRKKRVSEYGKQLREKQKVRRLYGILEKQFRNYYKISAKSKGNTGENLLRCLENRLDNVVYRMGFSTTRSEARQLVSHKSISVNSKIVNIPSYQVSPNDVIEVREKFKKHLRIKAALELSEQKEKSPWIEVDLIKMKGIFIRTPDRIDLSSEIKEHLIVELYSK; this comes from the coding sequence ATGGGAAAATATTTAGGTCCAAAATTAAAGTTATGTAGACGAGAAAAAACAGATTTATATTTAAAATCTGGATTACGTTCGATTGGCTCCAAATGTAAAATGGATCATTTACCAGGTCAACATTGTGTTAGAAAAAAAAGAGTATCAGAGTATGGTAAGCAATTAAGAGAAAAACAAAAAGTACGTCGTTTATATGGAATTTTAGAAAAACAATTTAGAAATTATTATAAAATTTCTGCTAAATCTAAAGGTAATACAGGTGAAAATTTATTACGATGCTTAGAAAATAGATTAGATAATGTAGTATATAGAATGGGTTTTAGCACGACACGTTCAGAGGCAAGACAATTAGTTAGTCATAAATCTATTTCTGTGAATTCTAAAATTGTAAATATTCCTTCATATCAAGTTTCTCCTAATGATGTAATTGAAGTTCGAGAGAAATTTAAAAAACATTTAAGAATTAAAGCTGCTTTAGAACTTTCTGAGCAAAAAGAAAAATCACCTTGGATTGAAGTAGATTTAATTAAAATGAAAGGGATTTTTATTAGAACACCGGATAGAATAGATTTATCTTCTGAAATTAAAGAGCATTTAATAGTAGAACTTTATTCGAAATAA
- the rpsK gene encoding 30S ribosomal protein S11, with protein MQKKKIRVKKRIKKKFLDGIAHIYASFNNTIVTITDKKGNALGWATSGGSGFRGSRKSTPFAAQVAAEKCAEKIKDYGIKNLEVMVKGPGPGRESTIRALNAAGFRITNITDITPIPHNGCRPPKKRRV; from the coding sequence ATGCAAAAGAAAAAAATTCGTGTTAAAAAACGTATTAAAAAAAAATTTTTAGATGGAATTGCACATATTTACGCATCTTTTAATAATACTATTGTAACTATTACTGATAAAAAAGGAAATGCTTTAGGTTGGGCTACTTCTGGTGGTTCTGGTTTTCGTGGTTCTAGAAAATCTACTCCTTTTGCTGCTCAAGTAGCTGCAGAAAAATGTGCTGAAAAAATTAAAGATTATGGTATAAAAAATCTAGAAGTAATGGTTAAAGGTCCTGGTCCTGGAAGAGAATCTACTATAAGAGCTTTAAATGCTGCAGGATTTCGAATTACTAATATTACAGATATTACTCCTATTCCTCATAATGGATGTAGACCACCTAAGAAAAGAAGAGTTTAA
- the rpsM gene encoding 30S ribosomal protein S13: MARIAGINVPDHKRTIIALTSIYGIGKSRSKIICNILKIDNKIKISELNKNQIEDLRFEVSKFIVEGDLRREKTLNIKRLIDLGCYRGVRHRRKLPVRGQRTKTNARTRKGPRKLIKK; encoded by the coding sequence TTGGCTCGTATAGCAGGAATCAATGTTCCTGATCATAAACGTACTATTATTGCTTTAACATCAATTTATGGAATTGGAAAATCTCGTTCTAAAATTATTTGTAATATTTTAAAAATAGATAATAAAATAAAAATTTCTGAGTTAAATAAAAATCAAATAGAAGATCTAAGATTTGAAGTTTCAAAATTTATTGTAGAAGGTGATTTAAGAAGAGAAAAAACTTTAAATATTAAAAGACTTATAGATTTAGGTTGTTATAGAGGTGTGCGTCATCGCAGAAAACTTCCTGTACGAGGACAGCGTACAAAAACAAATGCTCGTACTAGAAAAGGGCCTCGTAAATTAATAAAAAAATAA
- the rpmJ gene encoding 50S ribosomal protein L36, producing MKVRTSIKKLCRSCKIIRRKNVVRVICSNDPKHKQRQG from the coding sequence ATGAAAGTTCGCACTTCTATAAAAAAATTATGTCGAAGTTGTAAAATTATACGTAGAAAAAATGTAGTAAGGGTTATATGTAGTAATGATCCAAAACATAAACAAAGGCAAGGATAA
- the secY gene encoding preprotein translocase subunit SecY: MDKKLGLSFKNIGINLSEIKSRLFFLIFALIIFRLGSFIPVPGVDTVSLAKLLKNQQGTIIEMLNMFSGGSLSRASIFSLGIMPYISSSIIVQLLTFIYPSWKDLKQEGESGREKINQYTKYLTVFLSIIQAIGIAFSLPNMPGMRNLIFKLDTCFYLTVIVSLVTGTIFLMWIGDLITEYGLGNGISVIIFAGIMANLPVAVFHTLEALRLNNLSILLLLFTVILIFLIIYFVVFIERSQRKIIIHYSNRQQNNRMHISQNIAHLPLKINMSGVIPAIFASSMILFPTTIISWIKENNDNTCYWLNFIYINLQPGKLFYMFLYTIAIIFFCFFYTNLAFNSRETSDNLKKSGAFIQGIRPGENTSNYIKKIMFKLTFINAIYIVFICLIPELIRFLTHVPFYFGGTSLLIVVVVIIDLITQLQTLMMSRQYKSSFRRANLNLKK; encoded by the coding sequence ATGGATAAAAAATTGGGATTAAGTTTTAAAAATATTGGAATAAATTTATCTGAAATTAAAAGTAGATTATTTTTTTTAATTTTTGCATTAATAATTTTTCGTTTAGGTTCTTTTATTCCAGTGCCTGGAGTTGATACAGTATCTTTAGCAAAATTATTAAAAAATCAACAAGGTACAATTATAGAAATGTTAAATATGTTTTCTGGAGGTTCTTTAAGTCGAGCTTCAATTTTTTCTTTAGGAATTATGCCATATATTTCATCTTCTATTATTGTACAGTTATTAACTTTTATTTATCCATCATGGAAGGATTTAAAACAAGAAGGTGAATCAGGTCGTGAAAAAATTAATCAATATACTAAATATTTAACAGTTTTTTTATCAATTATACAAGCTATTGGTATTGCTTTTAGCTTACCTAATATGCCAGGTATGAGAAATCTAATCTTTAAATTAGATACATGTTTTTATTTAACAGTTATAGTAAGTTTAGTTACTGGAACAATATTTTTAATGTGGATTGGTGATTTAATTACAGAATATGGTTTGGGAAATGGAATTTCTGTAATAATTTTTGCAGGAATTATGGCAAATTTACCAGTAGCTGTTTTTCACACTTTAGAAGCATTAAGATTAAATAATTTAAGTATATTACTTTTATTATTTACAGTGATTTTAATTTTTTTAATTATTTATTTTGTTGTTTTTATTGAACGAAGTCAAAGAAAGATCATTATTCATTATTCTAATAGACAACAGAATAATCGTATGCATATTTCGCAAAATATAGCACATTTACCATTAAAAATTAATATGTCTGGTGTTATTCCAGCTATTTTTGCTTCTAGTATGATATTATTTCCTACAACAATTATATCTTGGATTAAAGAAAATAATGATAATACTTGTTATTGGTTAAACTTTATTTATATAAATTTGCAACCAGGAAAACTATTTTATATGTTTTTATATACTATTGCTATTATTTTCTTTTGTTTTTTTTATACTAATTTAGCTTTTAATTCTAGAGAAACATCAGATAATTTAAAGAAATCTGGAGCATTTATTCAAGGAATTCGTCCTGGAGAAAATACTTCTAATTATATTAAAAAAATTATGTTTAAATTAACTTTTATTAATGCAATATATATTGTTTTTATTTGTTTAATTCCAGAATTAATTCGTTTTTTAACACATGTACCGTTTTATTTTGGAGGTACTTCATTATTAATTGTTGTTGTTGTTATTATAGATTTAATAACTCAGTTACAAACATTAATGATGTCAAGACAATATAAATCATCTTTTCGTAGAGCAAATTTAAATTTAAAAAAATAG
- the rplO gene encoding 50S ribosomal protein L15, with product MYLNTIFKNFKQKKKKRVGRGIGSGLGKTSGRGHKGQKSRTGSRIKRGFEGGQTPLYRRIPKFGFNSKKKKYKTELKLSELLNLDTKYINLNFLKKRNIIKPYIKYVKIISSGKISIPLIIKGLSVTKGARLHIESCGGKIEE from the coding sequence ATGTACTTAAATACTATTTTTAAAAATTTTAAACAAAAAAAAAAAAAACGTGTGGGAAGAGGTATTGGATCTGGATTAGGTAAAACGTCTGGTAGAGGTCATAAAGGACAAAAATCTAGAACTGGAAGTAGAATTAAAAGAGGATTTGAAGGAGGTCAAACTCCTTTATATAGAAGAATACCTAAATTTGGTTTTAATTCAAAGAAAAAAAAATATAAAACAGAATTAAAACTATCAGAATTGTTAAATTTAGATACAAAATATATTAATTTAAATTTTTTAAAAAAAAGAAATATAATTAAACCATATATTAAATATGTCAAGATTATTTCATCTGGAAAAATTTCAATTCCTTTGATTATTAAAGGTTTATCTGTAACAAAAGGAGCACGTTTACATATTGAATCTTGTGGAGGAAAGATTGAGGAATGA
- the rpmD gene encoding 50S ribosomal protein L30 gives MDKFFIIQQIKSNIGILPKHKAILKGLGLRYINHIVKRRKNKSILGMIKKISYMLQVK, from the coding sequence ATGGATAAATTTTTCATTATTCAACAAATTAAAAGTAATATTGGAATATTACCTAAACATAAAGCGATTTTAAAAGGTTTAGGTCTACGCTATATTAATCATATAGTAAAAAGAAGAAAAAATAAATCTATTTTAGGTATGATTAAAAAAATTTCATATATGTTGCAAGTAAAATAG
- the rpsE gene encoding 30S ribosomal protein S5 gives MMYFEKKNINKDLQEKLITLNRVSTTVKGGRIFSFTALVVVGNNKGKVGFGYGKSKEVPFAIQKAMDQARRNMISFELKNHTLQHVVYETYTSSRIFMKPAAAGTGIIAGGVMRSVLEVSGIKNVLTKIYGSTNPINVVRATINGLCKMKSPKNVANKRNKSIRDILE, from the coding sequence ATGATGTATTTTGAAAAAAAAAATATTAATAAAGATTTACAAGAAAAATTAATTACTTTAAATCGAGTATCTACAACTGTAAAAGGTGGAAGAATTTTTTCATTTACTGCATTAGTTGTAGTAGGAAATAATAAAGGAAAAGTAGGTTTTGGGTATGGAAAGTCTAAAGAAGTTCCATTTGCAATTCAAAAAGCAATGGATCAAGCTAGAAGAAATATGATTAGTTTTGAATTAAAAAATCATACTTTACAACATGTAGTTTATGAAACTTATACTAGTTCACGAATATTTATGAAACCTGCTGCTGCAGGAACAGGAATTATTGCTGGGGGAGTAATGCGTTCTGTATTAGAAGTATCTGGTATTAAAAATGTTTTAACTAAAATATATGGTTCAACAAATCCTATTAATGTAGTAAGAGCGACTATTAATGGATTATGTAAGATGAAATCTCCAAAAAATGTTGCTAATAAAAGAAATAAATCAATTCGAGATATTTTGGAGTAA
- the rplR gene encoding 50S ribosomal protein L18 produces MKVLNLIHKSRKKRALRIRKKLKSLNKIRLVVHRTSRHIYAQIISSDHFSVLVTASTLEKKISKNLNYTGNKISAGIIGKIIAQRALQKGIIKVSFDRSGFKYHGRIESLANSARKYGLQF; encoded by the coding sequence ATGAAAGTTTTAAATTTAATACATAAATCTAGAAAAAAAAGAGCTTTAAGAATACGTAAAAAATTAAAATCTTTAAATAAAATACGTTTAGTAGTGCATAGAACATCTCGTCATATTTATGCTCAGATTATTTCTTCTGATCATTTTTCTGTTTTAGTTACTGCATCTACTTTAGAAAAAAAAATTAGTAAAAATTTGAATTATACTGGTAATAAAATTTCTGCTGGAATTATTGGTAAAATTATTGCACAACGTGCATTACAAAAAGGAATTATTAAAGTATCTTTTGATCGTTCGGGATTTAAATATCATGGAAGAATTGAATCATTAGCAAATTCTGCTCGTAAATATGGTCTTCAGTTTTAA
- the rplF gene encoding 50S ribosomal protein L6 — translation MSRIAKRSIIVPNDIKVILENQDIIIQGKKGTLKRTFNKLVSINYINNILSFQARCVSDPLGWMQAGTARSLTNSMIIGVTSGFCKKLNLIGVGYKFSIEDNTNKKLILSLGYSHNVTYVIPLGIQIKLNSPTEITIQGIDKQLVGQVSANLRNYRKPDSYKGKGVRYFNEFVKTKEAKKK, via the coding sequence ATGTCTAGAATTGCTAAACGTTCTATTATAGTTCCTAATGATATTAAAGTTATTTTAGAAAATCAAGATATTATCATTCAAGGGAAAAAAGGTACTTTAAAACGTACTTTTAATAAATTAGTTAGTATTAATTATATAAATAATATATTAAGTTTTCAAGCACGTTGTGTATCTGATCCATTGGGATGGATGCAAGCAGGAACTGCTCGATCGTTAACAAATTCTATGATTATCGGAGTAACATCTGGTTTTTGTAAAAAGTTAAATTTAATTGGAGTTGGGTATAAATTTTCTATAGAAGATAATACTAATAAAAAACTTATATTGTCTTTAGGATATTCACATAATGTTACATATGTAATTCCATTAGGTATTCAGATTAAATTAAATTCACCAACAGAAATTACTATTCAAGGAATAGATAAACAGTTAGTAGGTCAAGTTTCTGCGAATTTAAGAAATTATCGTAAACCTGATTCTTATAAAGGTAAAGGTGTGCGATATTTTAATGAATTTGTAAAAACAAAAGAGGCGAAGAAAAAGTAA
- the rpsH gene encoding 30S ribosomal protein S8, translating into MSMQDPISDMFVRIKNAQFANKISVNVPCSKFKKEITILLKKEGYIEDYHIKNTQKSNLEIFLKYFNGKPVIENITRVSTPGLRIYKKRNEIPQVISGLGIVIMSTSKGVLSDKEARKRGLGGEIICYIS; encoded by the coding sequence ATGAGTATGCAAGATCCTATATCTGATATGTTTGTACGTATTAAAAACGCTCAATTTGCAAATAAAATTTCAGTAAATGTTCCTTGTTCTAAATTTAAAAAGGAAATTACTATTCTTTTAAAAAAAGAAGGTTATATAGAAGATTATCATATAAAAAATACTCAAAAATCAAATTTAGAAATTTTTTTAAAGTATTTTAATGGTAAACCAGTTATAGAAAATATTACCAGAGTAAGTACACCTGGATTAAGAATATATAAAAAGAGAAATGAAATTCCACAAGTAATTTCTGGTTTAGGTATTGTAATTATGTCTACATCTAAAGGTGTATTATCTGATAAAGAAGCTAGAAAAAGAGGTTTAGGTGGAGAGATTATTTGTTATATCTCTTAA
- the rpsN gene encoding 30S ribosomal protein S14, which yields MAKQCMKQREIKRRYLSKKFYKRRMQLKSIIINTKLSKDKRWKAVLKLQKLPRDSSFSRQRNRCYITGRPHGFLRKFGFSRIKLREAAMRGEVPGLRKSSW from the coding sequence ATGGCTAAACAATGCATGAAACAAAGAGAAATTAAAAGAAGATATTTATCTAAAAAATTTTATAAAAGAAGAATGCAGTTAAAATCTATAATTATTAATACAAAATTATCTAAAGACAAACGTTGGAAAGCTGTTTTAAAATTGCAAAAATTGCCTAGGGATTCTAGTTTTTCTCGTCAAAGAAATCGCTGTTATATTACAGGAAGACCGCATGGATTTTTAAGAAAGTTTGGGTTTAGTCGAATTAAATTAAGAGAAGCAGCTATGAGAGGTGAAGTTCCTGGTTTAAGAAAATCAAGTTGGTAA